One stretch of Roseovarius mucosus DNA includes these proteins:
- a CDS encoding GMC family oxidoreductase, producing MTDHDYIIVGAGSAGSVLADRLSANGRHRVLILEAGGRGRSPWIALPLGYGKTFFDERLNWKYEAEPEEALDGRRGYWPRGKTVGGSGAINAMVYARGLPHDFDDWEAAGATGWGWSTVRATYEALETQVSPDGTRRGSGPITVQDVSDQIHPVNRHYFAALDELGLPRTDDLNDPSGEGGTVYRINTAGGLRNSSARACLKPALKRPNVTLVTGALVDRLEFDGSRAVAVHYRRGGQSHVARAGREIILSAGAVTSPRLLQISGIGPADMLRQHGITPLRDCAHVGGNLQDHLGINYYFRATEPTLNNDLAPFMGKVRAALRFALTRRGPLSLSVNQCGGYFRSKPGQNHPDQQLYFNPVTYTTTPAGTRSVVRPDPFPGFIISFQPSRPTSRGRIDISGPNPEAPPLIQPNSLATEEDRAQVIAGGRLCQRIMSTAALTALVESAMYQDLRTMDDATILEDFRKRCGTVFHPVGTCRMGCDPAQSVVDPQLRVHGVKGLRVVDASVFPNVTSGNTNAPTMMLAWRAADLILGEV from the coding sequence GTGACAGACCACGACTATATCATCGTCGGCGCAGGCTCGGCGGGGTCGGTACTGGCCGACCGGCTGAGTGCCAATGGGCGGCACCGTGTGTTGATTCTTGAGGCCGGGGGACGTGGGCGCAGCCCTTGGATCGCCCTGCCCCTGGGCTATGGCAAAACCTTTTTTGACGAGCGTCTGAACTGGAAATACGAGGCCGAACCGGAAGAGGCGCTCGATGGGCGGCGCGGTTACTGGCCGCGCGGCAAGACGGTGGGCGGGTCGGGGGCGATCAACGCGATGGTCTATGCTCGCGGCCTGCCCCACGATTTCGACGATTGGGAGGCGGCGGGTGCCACCGGCTGGGGCTGGAGCACCGTTCGTGCCACCTATGAGGCCCTAGAGACGCAGGTCTCGCCCGATGGCACGCGGCGCGGCAGCGGACCGATCACGGTGCAGGATGTCTCGGACCAGATCCACCCGGTCAACCGGCATTACTTTGCCGCGCTCGATGAATTGGGTCTGCCGCGCACCGACGATCTCAACGACCCGAGTGGCGAAGGCGGCACCGTTTACCGCATCAACACTGCGGGCGGATTGCGCAACTCTTCGGCGCGCGCCTGTCTCAAACCCGCGCTGAAACGCCCGAATGTGACGTTGGTCACAGGGGCCTTGGTGGACCGCCTCGAATTTGACGGCAGCCGGGCGGTCGCCGTTCATTACCGTCGCGGCGGGCAAAGCCACGTTGCGCGCGCGGGGCGCGAGATCATCCTGAGTGCAGGTGCCGTTACCTCGCCGCGCCTTTTGCAGATCTCGGGCATCGGCCCGGCGGATATGTTGCGCCAGCATGGCATCACGCCATTGCGCGATTGCGCCCATGTGGGCGGCAATCTTCAGGATCATCTTGGAATCAACTATTATTTCCGCGCCACCGAACCGACGCTCAACAACGATCTTGCCCCCTTCATGGGCAAGGTGCGCGCGGCGCTGCGTTTTGCCCTGACGCGGCGCGGGCCCCTGTCGCTCTCGGTCAATCAATGTGGCGGTTATTTTCGCTCAAAGCCGGGGCAGAACCATCCCGATCAACAGCTCTATTTCAACCCTGTCACCTATACGACCACGCCTGCGGGCACCCGCTCGGTCGTGCGCCCCGATCCGTTTCCGGGGTTCATCATCTCGTTCCAGCCCTCGCGCCCAACCAGCCGAGGCCGCATCGACATCAGCGGCCCCAACCCCGAGGCGCCGCCCCTCATTCAACCCAATTCGCTCGCGACCGAAGAAGACCGCGCGCAGGTGATTGCGGGGGGCCGCCTGTGTCAGCGCATCATGTCCACGGCAGCACTGACCGCCTTGGTCGAAAGTGCCATGTATCAGGACCTGCGGACCATGGACGATGCCACCATTCTTGAGGATTTCCGCAAACGCTGCGGCACCGTGTTTCACCCGGTCGGAACCTGCCGCATGGGATGCGATCCGGCGCAGTCCGTGGTCGACCCACAGCTGCGGGTGCATGGGGTCAAGGGGTTGCGGGTGGTTGATGCCTCGGTGTTTCCCAATGTCACGTCAGGCAACACCAACGCGCCCACCATGATGCTGGCTTGGCGCGCCGCGGATCTGATCCTTGGGGAGGTCTGA